One window of Quadrisphaera sp. RL12-1S genomic DNA carries:
- a CDS encoding SMI1/KNR4 family protein — protein sequence MPPPYGPPDDPTYAAFITTLQQHELPLFGHLRSPADMQTGQSVDPPLPPLGTDLEAWWSWHDGIDYNVPYDNDQPYTFFFWRLPGLRDAVALRDWWWEQSRAGSPDDPTATWRPEWLPVLVDQDSMVFANLLANPGDRDRIMRLDRETPADEAQVLAPDFQTVVARLTDRFDRGVISWNSRKQEWVDHGLGDRRIEDA from the coding sequence ATGCCGCCTCCCTATGGGCCGCCCGACGACCCGACCTACGCCGCCTTCATCACCACACTGCAGCAGCATGAACTGCCGTTGTTCGGACACCTCCGATCACCGGCGGACATGCAGACTGGACAGTCAGTCGATCCGCCGCTGCCACCACTGGGAACTGACCTGGAAGCCTGGTGGAGCTGGCACGACGGGATTGACTACAACGTCCCCTATGACAACGACCAGCCGTACACCTTCTTTTTCTGGAGACTCCCGGGCCTGCGCGATGCCGTGGCGCTGCGCGATTGGTGGTGGGAGCAGTCCCGCGCAGGTTCGCCGGATGACCCGACGGCAACATGGCGCCCGGAGTGGCTGCCAGTACTGGTGGACCAAGACTCGATGGTCTTCGCCAATCTGCTGGCCAATCCGGGTGACCGTGATCGGATCATGCGGCTCGACCGGGAAACACCGGCGGATGAGGCGCAGGTGCTTGCGCCTGACTTCCAGACGGTAGTTGCCCGGCTGACGGATCGCTTTGACCGTGGGGTCATCAGCTGGAACTCCCGCAAGCAGGAATGGGTCGACCACGGCCTGGGTGACAGGCGCATCGAAGACGCCTGA
- a CDS encoding NucA/NucB deoxyribonuclease domain-containing protein: protein MQSGKNCDEYPFASAKEGGAADSSISPAKPMASLKQVNSTQNHLEGSRLNSFYSVCSIGVTRQYLVIPIYGNQTISTTTADTAFVCGK from the coding sequence ATACAGTCGGGCAAGAACTGTGACGAGTACCCGTTCGCCAGTGCCAAGGAGGGCGGCGCTGCTGATAGCTCGATATCGCCCGCCAAGCCGATGGCCTCGCTCAAGCAGGTCAACTCCACGCAGAACCACTTGGAAGGATCTCGCCTCAACAGTTTCTACAGTGTCTGCTCCATTGGCGTGACCCGGCAGTACTTGGTCATCCCCATCTACGGCAACCAGACGATCTCCACCACGACTGCCGATACAGCCTTCGTCTGCGGGAAGTGA
- a CDS encoding helix-turn-helix domain-containing protein gives MPRPPALATEEKTRIVLSILAGETTVAEAARRARVSEQSVGTWKRQFLEAGRTGLASGKNGPSTREAQLEAEVADLTTALGEGAVEIRVWKKSAEGRLGPSKTSR, from the coding sequence ATGCCAAGACCACCAGCCCTGGCGACCGAGGAGAAGACCCGGATCGTGCTGTCGATCCTCGCCGGAGAGACCACCGTCGCCGAGGCCGCCAGACGCGCGAGGGTCTCCGAGCAGTCCGTCGGCACCTGGAAGCGGCAGTTCCTCGAAGCCGGCCGCACAGGCCTGGCTTCGGGCAAGAACGGACCCTCCACCCGCGAGGCCCAGCTCGAAGCCGAAGTCGCCGACCTGACCACCGCCTTGGGCGAGGGCGCCGTCGAGATCCGCGTCTGGAAGAAGTCCGCTGAGGGGCGCCTGGGCCCTTCGAAGACCTCGAGGTGA
- a CDS encoding integrase core domain-containing protein, translating to MHDAIAAVEAALVEAERLAGAPLVDLAPRDEDGHVQPLVTLVTDNGGPFRSFRFEAFIATHPELRHVRTPVRTPGQNGSRERGFGSLKYERLFLEEVEHVLDLLAHAEDYRVEYNTVRPHEAIAWNRPFEVHTGVADPLVPNFPEPQNLPAT from the coding sequence ATGCACGACGCGATCGCCGCCGTCGAGGCCGCCCTGGTCGAGGCCGAGCGCTTGGCGGGGGCGCCGCTGGTGGACCTCGCCCCACGGGACGAGGACGGGCACGTGCAGCCGCTGGTCACCCTCGTCACCGACAACGGCGGCCCGTTCCGGTCCTTCCGATTCGAGGCGTTCATCGCCACCCACCCCGAGCTTCGCCACGTCAGGACTCCGGTCCGCACCCCCGGGCAGAACGGCTCACGAGAGCGTGGCTTCGGGTCCTTGAAGTACGAGCGGCTCTTCCTGGAGGAGGTCGAGCACGTCCTGGACCTCCTCGCCCACGCCGAGGACTACCGCGTCGAGTACAACACCGTGCGCCCTCACGAGGCGATCGCCTGGAACCGGCCCTTCGAGGTGCACACCGGCGTCGCCGACCCGCTGGTGCCCAACTTTCCCGAACCCCAGAACCTGCCAGCTACTTGA
- a CDS encoding siderophore-interacting protein: MHGQVVRVERLTPALVRVVLGGPGLDGFRPAEGTDAYVNVAIPPAGAPYGPVFDPKALRDAGLAREQLPARRRYTVRSWDDDARELAVDFVVHGDSGVAGPWAAAARPGDVLVFEGPASGYRPDPLAAWHLMLGDESALPAIAASLEALPDDATAVVRLVCDGPDHELPLVAPARADVRWLHRTGDDERDTALLLDAARALDWPGGRVHAFVHGEAEEVKAVRRHLLVDRGLARSDMSCSPYWRRTMTDEAWRAVKRDFVAAMDADLT; encoded by the coding sequence GTGCATGGACAGGTGGTCCGCGTCGAGCGGCTGACGCCGGCGCTCGTGCGAGTGGTCCTCGGCGGGCCGGGCCTGGACGGGTTCCGGCCCGCCGAGGGCACCGACGCGTACGTCAACGTGGCGATCCCCCCGGCGGGGGCGCCCTACGGGCCGGTGTTCGACCCGAAGGCGCTGCGCGACGCGGGGCTGGCGCGCGAGCAGCTGCCCGCACGCCGCCGCTACACCGTCCGCTCGTGGGACGACGACGCCCGCGAGCTGGCGGTGGACTTCGTCGTCCACGGCGACTCCGGCGTGGCGGGGCCGTGGGCGGCTGCCGCCCGGCCCGGTGACGTGCTCGTGTTCGAGGGACCGGCGTCGGGCTACCGCCCGGACCCGCTGGCCGCGTGGCACCTCATGCTCGGCGACGAGTCGGCGCTGCCCGCGATCGCCGCCTCCCTGGAGGCCCTCCCGGACGACGCGACGGCGGTGGTCCGCCTGGTCTGCGACGGCCCGGACCACGAGCTCCCGCTGGTGGCGCCGGCTCGCGCCGACGTCCGGTGGCTGCACCGCACCGGCGACGACGAGCGCGACACCGCGCTCCTCCTGGACGCGGCGCGGGCGCTGGACTGGCCCGGCGGCCGGGTGCACGCGTTCGTGCACGGCGAGGCCGAGGAGGTCAAGGCGGTCCGCCGCCACCTGCTCGTGGACCGCGGGCTGGCGCGGTCGGACATGTCCTGCTCGCCGTACTGGCGCCGCACCATGACCGACGAGGCCTGGCGGGCGGTCAAGCGCGACTTCGTCGCGGCGATGGATGCCGACCTCACCTGA
- a CDS encoding substrate-binding domain-containing protein, with product MTPSPARTRATARTTTRTTTRTTARVLAAAAGCAALLATSGCGSASVGAASSTPVVGLITKTADSGYFKALRAGAEQEGSALGVTVRSYAGTGESDTATQIAAIKELEAMGAEGILITPSGKDVLPAIAEARQKGLLVVALDSPTDPADAVDTTFATDNFAAGRSIGQWAARNVDPARARIAMLDLSDAQVPVDVARDQGFLSGFGIDLADPSKIGDEKDPRISGHAVTGGDAAGGKAAMEKLLAADPKINLVYTINEGSAMGAHEALQAAGRADQVTVVSIDGGCDGVKAVAAGQIGATAMQFPLRMARLGLDAVIDHALTGDVPSSSPGLAFFNTGSQLVTDKPVDGLYSKGTDWAAKSCWG from the coding sequence ATGACGCCTTCCCCCGCGCGCACGCGCGCCACCGCCCGCACCACGACCCGCACCACGACCCGCACCACCGCCCGCGTCCTCGCCGCAGCCGCCGGCTGCGCGGCGCTGCTGGCCACCTCCGGCTGCGGCTCCGCGTCGGTGGGGGCCGCCTCGTCCACGCCGGTGGTGGGTCTCATCACCAAGACCGCCGACAGCGGCTACTTCAAGGCGCTGCGAGCCGGCGCCGAGCAGGAGGGCTCAGCGCTCGGCGTGACGGTCCGCTCCTACGCCGGCACCGGTGAGAGCGACACCGCCACCCAGATCGCTGCCATCAAGGAGCTGGAGGCGATGGGCGCGGAGGGCATCCTCATCACGCCGTCCGGCAAGGACGTGCTGCCCGCCATCGCGGAGGCGCGCCAGAAGGGCCTGCTGGTGGTGGCTCTCGACTCCCCGACCGACCCGGCGGACGCCGTGGACACCACGTTCGCGACGGACAACTTCGCCGCCGGCCGCTCGATCGGCCAGTGGGCCGCGAGGAACGTCGACCCGGCCAGGGCGCGCATCGCCATGCTGGACCTCAGCGACGCGCAGGTCCCGGTGGACGTCGCCCGCGACCAGGGGTTCCTGTCGGGCTTCGGGATCGACCTCGCCGACCCGAGCAAGATCGGGGACGAGAAGGACCCGCGCATCTCGGGCCACGCGGTCACCGGCGGTGACGCGGCGGGCGGCAAGGCCGCCATGGAGAAGCTCCTGGCGGCGGACCCGAAGATCAACCTCGTCTACACGATCAACGAGGGGTCGGCGATGGGCGCGCACGAGGCCCTGCAGGCCGCGGGGCGCGCCGACCAGGTGACGGTCGTGTCCATCGACGGCGGCTGCGACGGCGTGAAGGCTGTCGCCGCCGGGCAGATCGGCGCGACGGCGATGCAGTTCCCGCTGCGCATGGCCCGCCTGGGTCTGGACGCCGTCATCGACCACGCGCTGACCGGTGACGTGCCGTCGTCCTCCCCCGGCCTGGCGTTCTTCAACACGGGGTCCCAGCTGGTCACCGACAAGCCGGTGGACGGCCTCTACAGCAAGGGCACCGACTGGGCGGCGAAGAGCTGCTGGGGCTGA
- a CDS encoding methyl-accepting chemotaxis protein — protein MSDSSQRALELSRAGQRMTALAGHIDQVQVILRDALLSGGGAGAQAAGTAFESTQKAAATDWQGVDPSILSPRARAAVQQLRTDYQAYLDGAQEQMSVLPRIDPGSELGRAMLGQLAASAASITLQQKVVSDLIDADASRARADADAVRSRAVLALAVGGLIGLVVLVGANAWVGRSVLVPVRRMVASLQRVEARDLTAEVDETGRDEIGDMGRALGAALRSLRSTVGALSQSASTMAEASQGMDHVAADLTTASEASVTQTSVVADSAQQVSSAASTISAATEQMSASIAEISEQAVSVSQVASGAVAAAAETSQAVADLDTASTEIGEIIQTITTIAAQTNLLALNATIEAARAGEAGRGFAVVASEVKDLAQGTARATEDITEKISAIQRTTALAVERIAEIRSVIGTIHEKQLTISSAVEEQSATTAEMARNVTDISQQSSSIAGAIAAVVQTSSQTTGAAATARSSSRELSDLSASVRDRLAQFQY, from the coding sequence GTGAGCGACAGCAGCCAGCGCGCGCTGGAGCTGAGCCGCGCCGGCCAGCGGATGACCGCGCTGGCGGGCCACATCGACCAGGTGCAGGTGATCCTCCGGGACGCGTTGCTGTCCGGTGGTGGTGCCGGAGCCCAGGCCGCCGGCACCGCGTTCGAGAGCACGCAGAAGGCCGCGGCGACCGACTGGCAGGGCGTGGACCCCAGCATCCTCTCGCCCCGGGCCCGCGCTGCCGTCCAGCAGCTGCGCACGGACTACCAGGCCTACCTCGACGGCGCGCAGGAGCAGATGTCGGTGCTCCCCCGGATCGACCCGGGCAGCGAGCTGGGCCGGGCGATGCTCGGCCAGCTGGCGGCGTCCGCCGCGTCCATCACGCTGCAGCAGAAGGTCGTCAGCGACCTGATCGACGCGGACGCCTCCCGGGCCAGGGCAGACGCGGACGCCGTCCGCTCCCGCGCGGTGCTGGCACTGGCCGTCGGCGGGCTGATCGGCCTCGTCGTCCTCGTCGGCGCGAACGCCTGGGTCGGGCGGTCCGTGCTGGTGCCGGTGCGCCGCATGGTCGCGTCCCTGCAGCGCGTGGAGGCTCGTGACCTCACCGCCGAGGTGGACGAGACCGGACGCGACGAGATCGGCGACATGGGACGGGCCCTCGGGGCCGCGCTGCGGTCGCTGCGCAGCACCGTCGGAGCCCTCTCCCAGTCCGCGTCCACGATGGCCGAGGCCTCCCAGGGCATGGACCACGTGGCGGCCGACCTCACCACCGCCTCGGAGGCGTCGGTCACCCAGACCAGCGTGGTCGCCGACTCCGCCCAGCAGGTGTCCTCGGCGGCGTCCACCATCAGCGCCGCGACCGAGCAGATGAGCGCGTCCATCGCGGAGATCTCCGAGCAGGCCGTCTCGGTCTCCCAGGTCGCCTCCGGCGCCGTCGCCGCGGCCGCCGAGACCTCCCAGGCGGTCGCCGACCTCGACACCGCCAGCACGGAGATCGGCGAGATCATCCAGACGATCACCACCATCGCCGCGCAGACCAACCTGCTGGCGCTGAACGCCACCATCGAGGCCGCGCGGGCCGGTGAGGCGGGCCGCGGCTTCGCCGTCGTCGCCAGCGAGGTCAAGGACCTCGCCCAGGGCACCGCTCGCGCCACGGAGGACATCACCGAGAAGATCAGCGCCATCCAGCGGACCACGGCCCTGGCCGTGGAGCGGATCGCCGAGATCCGCTCGGTGATCGGCACCATCCACGAGAAGCAGCTGACCATCTCCTCCGCCGTGGAGGAGCAGTCCGCCACCACCGCGGAGATGGCCCGCAACGTCACGGACATCTCGCAGCAGTCGTCGAGCATCGCTGGCGCGATCGCCGCCGTCGTCCAGACGAGCAGCCAGACCACGGGTGCGGCGGCGACCGCCCGCTCGTCGTCCCGCGAGCTGTCTGACCTGTCCGCCTCGGTGCGCGACCGGCTGGCCCAGTTCCAGTACTGA